One Pirellulales bacterium DNA segment encodes these proteins:
- a CDS encoding SAM-dependent chlorinase/fluorinase gives MSAIITLTTDFGSGSPYVAAMKGVMLGIHPAVRLVDISHEVGPQDVRHGAVVLAEATPWFPAGAIHVGVIDPGVGTARKLIYARIGDQQYLAPDNGLLSLLAQRHKPARIVELANAEIWLPEVSRTFHGRDILAPVAAQLSLGLESERLGPALHELLMLDWPEPRRSGNRVDGTVRWIDRFGNLITNIGAAQLGDAEKMPAVRIQCAGREIAGLAQVYSERKPGELTALIGSSGYLEIAVVNGSAAGMLKAGVGAPIVVEW, from the coding sequence ATGTCTGCAATCATCACTCTCACTACCGATTTTGGTTCCGGCAGTCCGTATGTGGCGGCGATGAAGGGGGTGATGTTGGGCATCCATCCGGCGGTGCGGCTGGTTGATATTTCGCACGAGGTGGGTCCGCAAGACGTGCGGCACGGCGCGGTGGTGTTGGCCGAAGCGACGCCGTGGTTTCCGGCCGGGGCGATTCACGTGGGGGTGATCGATCCGGGTGTGGGAACTGCGCGAAAACTGATTTACGCGCGGATTGGCGATCAGCAGTATTTAGCGCCTGACAATGGATTGCTCAGCTTGTTGGCCCAGCGCCACAAGCCGGCGCGGATCGTGGAACTGGCGAATGCGGAAATTTGGCTGCCGGAAGTTTCGCGCACGTTTCATGGGCGCGACATTTTAGCGCCTGTCGCCGCACAGTTGAGCCTGGGATTGGAATCGGAGCGATTGGGGCCTGCCCTGCACGAATTGTTGATGCTCGATTGGCCCGAGCCGCGCCGCAGCGGCAACCGCGTGGATGGAACCGTGCGGTGGATCGATCGGTTTGGAAATTTAATCACGAACATCGGCGCGGCACAGCTTGGCGACGCTGAGAAAATGCCAGCGGTCCGAATTCAATGTGCGGGGCGCGAAATTGCCGGTCTGGCGCAAGTTTATAGTGAGCGGAAGCCGGGCGAATTGACGGCGCTGATTGGTTCCAGTGGTTATCTGGAAATTGCGGTGGTCAATGGGAGTGCGGCAGGGATGCTAAAAGCCGGTGTGGGTGCGCCGATTGTGGTTGAGTGGTGA
- the bioA gene encoding adenosylmethionine--8-amino-7-oxononanoate transaminase, translating into MPSRDELLRWDREIVWHAFTQMAEYKPLILERGQGCTVVDIDGREYLDATSSLWCNLHGHRHPRLDAAIVEQLERVAHVTNLGMSNPTTIELAKRLVDIAPAGLKHVFFSDDGATAVEVALKMAFQYWRQRPDPRPEKTLYVALGEAYHGDTMGSVSVGGVDRFTAMFEPLMFEVIRVPMPDMYRLASGVRAETALTHYLGELETVLNDQHRRIAAVVIEPLVQCAAGIITHPPGYLRGVRDLCRQHDVLLIADEVAVGFGRTGRMFACQHEQVTPDFLCLAKGITGGYMPLAATLTTDEVWRAFLGTYGESKAFFHGHTYGGNPLGAAVALANLQIFEEEQTLAKLQPKMARLAERLARLARHPHVGDVRQCGLIAGVELVRDKATKEPYPWQERRGWRACEAAMAEGVLVRPLGNVIVIMPPLSIRLDELDRICAAVERGIDKAASD; encoded by the coding sequence ATGCCCAGCCGTGACGAACTTTTGCGTTGGGATCGCGAAATAGTATGGCACGCTTTCACGCAAATGGCGGAGTATAAGCCGCTGATTTTGGAGCGCGGCCAGGGCTGCACGGTGGTCGACATCGACGGGCGAGAATATCTGGACGCCACCAGCAGTCTGTGGTGCAATTTGCACGGGCATCGGCATCCGCGGCTGGATGCGGCGATTGTCGAGCAGTTGGAGCGCGTGGCCCACGTCACGAACCTGGGCATGTCGAACCCCACGACCATCGAGCTAGCCAAGCGATTGGTCGATATTGCGCCGGCGGGTTTGAAGCATGTATTTTTTTCCGACGACGGGGCGACGGCCGTGGAAGTCGCTTTGAAAATGGCGTTTCAGTATTGGCGGCAGCGGCCCGATCCGCGGCCGGAAAAAACGCTGTATGTGGCGCTGGGGGAAGCCTATCACGGCGATACGATGGGGAGCGTGAGCGTGGGCGGGGTCGATCGATTCACCGCCATGTTCGAACCGCTGATGTTTGAAGTGATTCGCGTGCCTATGCCCGACATGTATCGGCTTGCCAGTGGAGTGCGGGCCGAAACGGCGTTAACGCATTATTTGGGGGAATTGGAAACGGTGCTGAATGACCAGCATCGGCGTATTGCGGCGGTGGTGATCGAGCCTCTCGTCCAATGTGCGGCGGGCATCATCACGCATCCGCCCGGGTATTTGCGCGGCGTGCGTGATTTATGCCGCCAACACGACGTGCTGCTCATCGCCGACGAAGTGGCGGTGGGCTTTGGCCGCACGGGCCGCATGTTTGCTTGCCAGCACGAGCAAGTGACGCCCGATTTTTTGTGCCTGGCCAAGGGAATCACCGGGGGATACATGCCGCTGGCGGCCACGTTGACGACGGACGAAGTTTGGCGAGCGTTTTTGGGGACGTATGGGGAGTCGAAAGCGTTTTTTCACGGACACACTTATGGCGGCAATCCGTTGGGGGCGGCGGTGGCGCTGGCGAATTTGCAAATCTTTGAGGAAGAACAAACGCTGGCGAAACTACAACCAAAGATGGCCCGCTTGGCGGAGCGTTTGGCGCGATTGGCGCGGCATCCGCACGTGGGGGACGTTCGGCAATGCGGATTAATCGCCGGCGTGGAGTTGGTGCGCGACAAAGCGACGAAAGAACCCTATCCGTGGCAAGAGCGCCGCGGATGGCGGGCTTGTGAAGCGGCCATGGCGGAAGGCGTGCTCGTTCGCCCGCTGGGCAATGTAATCGTCATCATGCCACCGCTGTCGATACGGTTGGACGAACTAGATCGGATTTGCGCTGCCGTGGAGCGGGGAATCGATAAAGCGGCTAGCGACTAG